One region of Candidatus Omnitrophota bacterium genomic DNA includes:
- a CDS encoding HAD hydrolase-like protein → MKNKYDTIVFDLGNTVIRFDHNISAGKLVNLFNLDQKKVYDFFFDSEITRAFEKGLLSPRGFYIKATEFLGIKISYEDFVPIWNDIFREDEKVCRLARQLKKTHRLFLLSNVNRLHFEYIEEKFDIIKIFDELVLSFVVGAVKPERPIFDDVVRRAGGDRSRMLYIDDREDLIKEATALGIPSIRFEGADKLKDQLSELGVI, encoded by the coding sequence GTGAAGAATAAATACGACACGATAGTATTTGATCTTGGCAATACGGTCATAAGGTTCGACCATAATATTTCCGCAGGGAAGCTGGTTAACCTTTTTAATCTGGACCAGAAGAAGGTCTATGATTTCTTTTTTGACTCGGAGATAACCAGAGCCTTCGAAAAAGGCTTGTTATCTCCGAGGGGGTTTTATATAAAGGCAACGGAGTTCCTTGGGATAAAAATATCCTACGAGGACTTTGTGCCGATCTGGAATGATATTTTCCGGGAAGACGAAAAAGTCTGCCGTCTTGCCAGGCAGTTAAAGAAGACCCACCGGTTGTTTCTCCTGTCCAATGTGAATCGCCTGCACTTCGAATACATCGAGGAGAAGTTTGACATAATAAAGATATTCGACGAGCTGGTTCTGTCGTTTGTTGTCGGCGCCGTCAAGCCGGAACGGCCGATATTCGACGATGTCGTGCGCCGCGCCGGCGGCGATAGGTCGAGAATGCTTTACATCGACGACCGCGAAGACCTTATTAAGGAAGCGACCGCTTTAGGCATACCCTCTATCCGCTTCGAAGGCGCCGATAAATTGAAAGATCAGCTCTCCGAACTCGGCGTAATTTAA
- the argC gene encoding N-acetyl-gamma-glutamyl-phosphate reductase, with protein sequence MIKVGIVGATGYAGAEAIRILLGHKDVKITELARFSDTDEPISTVFPEFKGRIDMICKKIDATEISRNVDFVFLGLPHKAAMDLVPIFIKAGKSVVDLSADYRLSPEAYKKWYGLEHKDKANLPKAVYGLPELYRDAIKKSKLIANPGCYPTSVILGTAPALKTKAIDPRYIIADSKSGTSGAGRKADLSLSFCEVNENLKAYKVNEHQHMPEMNKILFEVSGEAIDMVFTPHLIPMNRGILSTIYLRLNKKFDTKAVIDMYKDFYKGKPFVRVLDEGIFPQIKSVVMTNYCDIGIKVSGENLIVVSCIDNLTKGAAGQAVQNMNIMCGFPETEGLI encoded by the coding sequence ATGATAAAAGTGGGTATTGTTGGCGCTACCGGTTATGCCGGCGCAGAAGCCATCAGAATACTTTTAGGACACAAGGACGTAAAGATAACCGAGCTTGCGCGTTTTTCCGATACGGACGAGCCGATATCTACGGTCTTTCCTGAGTTTAAAGGAAGGATCGACATGATATGCAAAAAGATCGACGCCACAGAGATATCCCGGAACGTCGATTTTGTATTTCTCGGCCTGCCGCACAAGGCCGCGATGGATCTTGTGCCTATATTTATTAAGGCCGGGAAGTCTGTCGTGGATTTAAGCGCGGATTACAGATTGTCTCCGGAGGCGTATAAAAAGTGGTACGGACTGGAGCATAAAGATAAAGCGAATCTACCGAAAGCGGTTTACGGCCTGCCGGAATTATATCGCGACGCGATAAAGAAATCGAAACTTATCGCCAATCCCGGTTGTTATCCGACCAGCGTTATTCTCGGCACCGCGCCCGCGTTGAAAACAAAGGCGATAGACCCCAGGTATATAATAGCGGACTCGAAATCGGGGACCAGCGGCGCCGGACGCAAGGCCGACCTTTCACTTTCTTTCTGCGAAGTGAACGAGAACCTGAAGGCTTACAAGGTAAATGAACACCAGCATATGCCGGAGATGAACAAGATACTCTTCGAAGTTTCCGGAGAAGCGATCGATATGGTATTTACGCCGCATCTTATCCCGATGAACCGCGGGATATTGTCGACGATATATTTACGTTTGAATAAAAAGTTCGACACGAAAGCCGTTATAGATATGTACAAGGATTTTTATAAAGGAAAGCCGTTCGTCAGGGTGCTGGACGAAGGAATATTCCCGCAGATCAAAAGTGTCGTAATGACGAACTATTGCGATATCGGGATCAAGGTAAGCGGGGAGAACCTGATCGTCGTTTCGTGTATCGATAATTTGACTAAAGGCGCCGCGGGACAGGCGGTGCAGAACATGAACATAATGTGCGGTTTTCCGGAGACCGAAGGATTGATATGA
- the truA gene encoding tRNA pseudouridine(38-40) synthase TruA, with product MRNIKLTIRYDGTRYAGWQSQTNGLAIQDVIQDAIAKITGARPSLIGSGRTDAGVHAEAQVANFRTRSKIPLKNLVMALNTNLPKDIAITAAEEVALKFNAQKNARSKLYRYTIMNNDYMDPLVRHFAAKCYYKLDLRLMRRAARHIVGRHDFRSFRATGGTDGNAVRTVKYIEIEKAGDMVYIYIEANGFLYNMVRNIVGTIIEAGRGKISADSVKEIIRKRDIRFSGPTMPGKGLCMVKVRY from the coding sequence ATGCGTAATATCAAACTCACCATCCGTTACGATGGTACCCGCTATGCTGGCTGGCAATCGCAGACGAACGGCCTTGCCATCCAGGATGTCATCCAGGACGCTATCGCTAAGATAACCGGCGCCCGTCCCTCGCTTATAGGCTCGGGCCGTACCGACGCGGGCGTCCATGCCGAAGCCCAGGTCGCCAATTTCAGGACACGCTCGAAGATACCGCTCAAGAATCTTGTGATGGCCCTTAACACCAATCTTCCCAAAGATATCGCGATAACCGCCGCGGAAGAGGTCGCGTTGAAATTCAATGCCCAGAAAAACGCGCGCTCGAAACTCTATCGTTATACGATAATGAATAACGATTATATGGATCCGCTCGTCCGGCATTTCGCGGCAAAGTGTTACTACAAGCTCGATCTGCGTCTTATGCGCCGCGCCGCCCGGCATATCGTAGGCAGACATGACTTTCGTTCGTTCAGGGCTACGGGCGGTACCGATGGTAATGCCGTCAGGACGGTGAAGTACATTGAAATTGAAAAAGCGGGGGACATGGTGTATATTTACATAGAAGCGAACGGTTTTCTCTATAATATGGTGCGTAATATCGTCGGTACCATTATTGAAGCCGGCCGGGGCAAGATATCGGCCGATAGCGTCAAAGAGATCATCCGTAAACGCGATATAAGATTTTCCGGGCCTACCATGCCTGGCAAGGGGCTATGCATGGTTAAGGTGCGGTATTAA
- a CDS encoding aspartate-semialdehyde dehydrogenase, translated as MKKVNVAIMGATGAVGNCFLKILEERSFPINKIRLLASERSKGKTLKFMGKEHPIEVLTHDSFKDIDIVLASAGASRSMEFLPSAVAAGAVCVDNSSAFRMDEEVPLVVPEVNPQDIKKHKGIIANPNCSTIQMVVALCPIHKAAKIKRIVVTTFQSVSGGGQKKITELWEQSKIFTGRAHFSVPCIPIRPTEFPYQIAFNLIPQIDVFMDNGYTKEEMKMVNETRKIMGDDSIKVNATCVRVPVFYAHSESVNIETEKYISANEVRELLLKAPGVRLIDDPMNKKYPMPVDAEGKDLTLVGRIRQDDSVKNGISMWVVADNIRKGAALNAIQIAEYLI; from the coding sequence AATGTAGCTATAATGGGCGCGACAGGCGCCGTAGGCAACTGTTTTCTTAAGATACTGGAAGAGAGATCGTTTCCTATCAACAAGATACGTCTTCTTGCCTCCGAACGCTCGAAGGGCAAGACGCTCAAATTTATGGGCAAAGAGCACCCGATAGAAGTGCTGACCCACGATTCTTTCAAAGACATAGACATTGTACTGGCTTCGGCGGGCGCTTCGCGTTCGATGGAGTTTTTACCGAGCGCGGTCGCGGCGGGCGCTGTGTGCGTCGATAATTCAAGCGCTTTCAGGATGGATGAAGAGGTGCCGCTCGTCGTGCCGGAAGTGAATCCGCAGGATATAAAAAAACATAAAGGCATAATCGCCAATCCTAATTGCTCCACCATACAGATGGTTGTGGCGCTCTGCCCGATACATAAGGCCGCGAAGATAAAAAGGATAGTCGTTACTACTTTTCAATCGGTTTCCGGCGGCGGACAGAAGAAGATAACCGAATTATGGGAGCAATCTAAAATTTTTACCGGTAGGGCGCACTTTAGTGTGCCCTGTATACCGATAAGGCCGACGGAGTTTCCGTACCAGATCGCGTTCAATCTGATTCCACAGATAGACGTATTCATGGATAACGGCTATACCAAAGAAGAGATGAAGATGGTTAATGAGACCCGCAAGATAATGGGCGACGATTCGATCAAGGTAAATGCCACATGCGTGCGGGTGCCGGTATTCTACGCCCATTCCGAGAGCGTCAATATCGAGACCGAAAAATATATCAGCGCAAACGAAGTCCGCGAGCTTCTCCTGAAAGCGCCCGGTGTCAGGCTTATCGACGACCCCATGAATAAGAAATACCCGATGCCCGTAGATGCGGAGGGTAAAGACCTGACCCTTGTCGGGCGTATCCGCCAGGATGATTCTGTAAAGAACGGTATTTCAATGTGGGTTGTAGCCGATAATATCCGTAAAGGCGCCGCCTTGAACGCGATTCAGATCGCGGAATATCTTATATAA
- the rpsI gene encoding 30S ribosomal protein S9 — MAEKTQYIATGRRKNSIARVRIMAGDGKVTVNKRPFNAYFPRESNRLIIMQPIETAKLESKLDIFANVNGGGLSGQAGAVKQGIARALVKMNAELKADIKKAGFLTRDSRMRERKKYGRKRARRRFQFTKR, encoded by the coding sequence ATGGCAGAAAAAACTCAATACATCGCAACAGGAAGACGTAAAAACTCGATAGCGCGCGTACGCATAATGGCCGGAGATGGCAAAGTTACGGTCAACAAACGCCCATTTAACGCCTATTTTCCGCGTGAATCGAACCGTCTTATAATTATGCAACCGATCGAAACGGCCAAGCTGGAATCGAAGCTCGACATATTCGCTAACGTCAACGGCGGAGGTTTAAGCGGGCAGGCGGGGGCCGTAAAGCAGGGTATCGCCAGGGCGCTCGTTAAAATGAACGCAGAGTTGAAAGCCGATATCAAAAAAGCGGGATTCCTTACCAGAGATTCGAGGATGAGGGAGCGCAAAAAATACGGACGGAAGCGCGCCAGAAGGAGATTCCAGTTTACCAAGAGATAA
- the rplM gene encoding 50S ribosomal protein L13 — MKTYIAKDKDIQKSWHVVDATDQVLGRLSAKVASILMGKNKVIYSPHQDTGDEVIVINAAKIKVTGKKMGQKIYKRYSAYPGGLNTETLEATMKKKPEHAIRHAVHGMLPKSKLGAKLLKKLRVYAGDKHPHQAQQPKILKIG, encoded by the coding sequence ATGAAGACATATATCGCAAAAGATAAAGACATTCAGAAGTCATGGCACGTAGTCGATGCCACAGATCAGGTCCTTGGCAGGCTTTCGGCCAAGGTTGCGTCCATTCTCATGGGTAAGAATAAGGTCATCTATTCGCCGCATCAGGATACGGGTGATGAAGTTATCGTTATAAACGCCGCCAAGATAAAAGTTACCGGTAAAAAGATGGGCCAGAAGATTTATAAGAGATATTCGGCTTATCCGGGCGGGCTGAATACCGAAACTCTCGAAGCTACCATGAAGAAGAAGCCGGAACATGCTATCAGGCACGCGGTACACGGGATGTTGCCGAAGTCGAAACTCGGCGCGAAACTGCTGAAGAAACTGAGAGTGTATGCCGGGGATAAGCATCCTCACCAGGCCCAACAGCCGAAAATATTAAAGATAGGTTAA